Within Sorangiineae bacterium MSr11367, the genomic segment CTGCGCTGGTTTGAGCGACATCGGCTACGGGCTCGTGATGCAAGAGCTCGAGCGCGGCGACTCCGGCGTGCGCAGCTTCGCCAGCGTGCAAGGCAGTTTGGTGATGTACCCCATTCATGCCTTCGGCTCGGAAGAGCAAAAAGAGCACTATTTGCCAAAGATGGCCAAAGGCGAAATCATCGGCTGCTTCGGATTGACCGAGCCGGATTTCGGGTCGAACCCCGCAGGCATGCGCACCGTGGCCATCGAAGACGGCGACAGCTACGTGCTCAATGGCACGAAGCGCTGGATCACAAACGGCAACGTGGCCCAGGTGGCGCTGGTTTGGGCGAAGGTCGGCGGCGTGAACGGTGAGGTTCACGGCTTCTTGGTCCCCACCGACACGCGCGGCTTCGAAGCGCGCACGATCCACAAGAAAATGAGCCTCCGCGCCAGCGTGACCAGCGAATTGATTCTCGAGGACGTGCGCGTGAAGAAGGACGCCATCCTGCCGGGCGTGCGCGGCATGAAGGGGCCGCTTTCGTGTCTGACGTCCGCGCGCTTCGGCATCGCGTGGGGCGTCATCGGTGCGATGCAAGCCTGTTTCGATTGCGCGTTGGACTATTCGAAGCACCGCGTCCAATTCGCGGGCAAGCCCATCGCCTCGCATCAATTGGTGCAGCAAAAGTTCGCCGAGATGCTGACGCTGATCTCGAATTCGCAATTGCAGGCGTTGGAAGCCGCGCGCCTGAAGGCCGAGAAGAAGATGCGCCCGCAGCACGTGAGCATGATCAAGCGCCACAACGTGCACGCCGCATTGCAAATCGCCCGCACCTGCCGCGATATCCTCGGCGGTAATGGGATTACCCTGGAATATCCGATCATGCGGCACCTGTGCAACCTCGAGACGGTCTTCACCTACGAGGGCACGCACGACGTGCACACGCTGATTCTCGGCCAAGACGTCACGGGCATCGCCGCGTTCGAATGATCGCAGTTTGAGGTCGTCCCGGACAGGGCGAAACTGTCCGGGACAGGGGGCTGATGCGGCGTTTCCGCGGGAATGCCGGAGTATTTTGGTGGTATGGCGGCTGCACTTGGCGAGGGCATGGGTCATAATTCCGCCATGGAGCGCACGGACCAGATCGAACCGGTTCACGGTCCTTATACGTGGGACGACTTCATCAAGCTGGATGAGGACGATCTTCGCGAGCTGATCGATGGCGAGCTCGTGGAGGTCGAGGTGCCGGGCTTACCGCATGAACATATCGTCGCCCATGTGGTGACGGAACTCAGGGTTTGGGCGAAACAGAACGGCGGACGCGTTTTCCCGTCGGGAGTCAAGGTGTACATCAGCGAACGGCGTGGCGTCATGCCAGACGCTCAGTACTACGCGAAGGACCATCCGGC encodes:
- a CDS encoding acyl-CoA dehydrogenase family protein; amino-acid sequence: MPDFFDLSRHLTPEERAIRDTVHAFVDARVLPIIGEHFERGTFPTELTKEIADLGLLGCNLQGYGCAGLSDIGYGLVMQELERGDSGVRSFASVQGSLVMYPIHAFGSEEQKEHYLPKMAKGEIIGCFGLTEPDFGSNPAGMRTVAIEDGDSYVLNGTKRWITNGNVAQVALVWAKVGGVNGEVHGFLVPTDTRGFEARTIHKKMSLRASVTSELILEDVRVKKDAILPGVRGMKGPLSCLTSARFGIAWGVIGAMQACFDCALDYSKHRVQFAGKPIASHQLVQQKFAEMLTLISNSQLQALEAARLKAEKKMRPQHVSMIKRHNVHAALQIARTCRDILGGNGITLEYPIMRHLCNLETVFTYEGTHDVHTLILGQDVTGIAAFE